The Bacillus thermozeamaize nucleotide sequence GCTGCCCATTCCTGCCGCGGCAACGACCGTATCGCATCCGATGACCTGGCTGCAGACCATGTACAACATCTCCGCCATCACCGGATTCACTTTGCCGGGCATGATCGAGGAACCGGGCTGAACGGCGGGCAAGCGGATCTCCGCCAGGCCGGTGCGCGGCCCGGAGGAAAGAAGGCGCAAATCGCTGGAAATCTTGATCAGGTCAATCGCCAAATGTTTTAAAGCACCGCTCACTCGAATCGCGCCATGCGTGTTCTGCATGAAATAAAACCGGTTCTCGGGCAGGCAAAAAGGAAGCCCCGTCCGTTCGGCCACCTGCTGGACGGCCAGCTTCGGATAATCGGGATGGGCGTTCACCCCGGTTCCGACGGCATTGCCGCCGAGCCCAATCGGGTACAACTCTTTCAGGACCTGTTCCAGTTGCGCGATATTGCGTTTCACCGTAACGGCATAGCCGCTGAACTCCTGACCGAGGCGAATGGGCACCGCATCTTGCAAATGAGTGCGGCCTGCCTTGACAATCGGCTGAAACGCCTCCGCTTTTTGCGCCAACGCTTCATACAACCGCTTCAGGGAAGGCAGCAGCCGGTGGAGCATCTGCTCTGCCGCCGCGATGTTGATGGCCACATGTATCGTGTCGTTGGTGGACTGGGCCATGTTGACGTGATCATTGGGGTGAACCAGCCGGGTGTCCCCCACCTGGCCGCCGAGCAGTTCGGCGGCCCGGTTCGCTATCACTTCGTTGGCGTTCATGTTCTGGGATGTTCCCGCACCCGCCTGATATACATCCACGACAAAATGCTCATCCCAACGGCCCTCGATCACTTCTTCGGCGGCCCGGATAATCGCTACTGCCCTCTTCTCGTCCAGCATGCCCACCTGCCGATTGGCATAAGCGGCAGCCGCTTTGATGATCCCTTGGGCACGGATAAACACCCGCGGAAGCTTGAGGCCGCTGATGGGAAAATTCTCCCGCGCCCGCTGCGTCTGCGGCCCGTAATAAACCCCCTCCGGCACGCGCACCTCTCCCAATGTGTCCCGCATCGTCCGATAGCCCATACTGGCACCTCCGCAAAGAATTCAGCTTGAGGGGTTGTTTTTCACGCCTAGTATGTGCCATCTTCCTCGTTCTCATCGTTTTTACATCGCGCCATCCTCTCCGGCAGGCGCCAGCGGGACATATTGCGTCACCAGGTAAAGCGATACGGTGCTTTCAATGGCGGCCGCCAGGAGCAACAAACCGAGCACCAGATTGATCGTCAAAGGAAGCTGCGCAAACAGCCCGCGCCAGGTCAGCTGCTGCGGTTTCCGCCGGGCAGCGGGGCGCAGGAGGCGCAAGAATGACTGCCAGACCAAAAGACCCAACCGCATGCCAAATGCGGCGGCCAGCAAAATGGCCGGTATTTCAAAAATGCCATGCGGCAGGATGCCCAATAGGAACATTTTCCAAGGCGATTGCCCGGCGACGGCCAGCGATTGCAACAAATAGCCGATCGCCATGCCATTGAGCAGCAACCCGTACACCGGGTACACCCCAAAAAGCAATCCGGAGAGGATCAACACCAGCGAAGCCAGCGCATTGTTGACGAAAATCCGGACAAACAGTTCCGGGCCATGCTCCACCGGACCCACTTTCCGCTGAATCTGTTCAAAAAACTGGTGCATCCACTGATGCAGCTGCTCAAAATAGATGACCCCCAGCAGCATGCCCAGCGCAAAGGCGCCGAATCCGGCCGCCAAAACCAATCGCTGCTCCTGCAAGTATTGTTTCAACCGTTGAACCAGGATAAATCACCTCTTTCTTTCGCAGAAAAAAATGCCTGGCGTAGAAAAAAACTGCCTGGCAAACCAGGCAGTGCACCAATCCATGCCATTTGTTTATGCGCTTTTCTCATTGGCCAGGTTGCGCAGGACGGTCTGCAAAATCCCGCCGTTGCGGTAATATTCCACTTCGACCGGCGTGTCAAGACGGGCCAGCACTTCAAAGGTGATCTGGCTTCCGTCCGGACGGGTGGCCTTCACCGTCAACTTCTGCTGCGGTTGCAGATTGTCATCGATCCCCAGAATGTCAAACTGCTCTTCACCTGTCAGGCCGAGCGATTGCCAGCTCTCCCCGTTCACGAATTGCAGCGGCAACACACCCATACCGACCAGGTTGCTGCGATGAATCCGTTCGAAGCTCTCCGCAATCACCGCCTTGACGCCCAACAGGTAGGTGCCTTTGGCCGCCCAGTCGCGGGAGCTGCCCGTTCCGTACTCCTTACCGGCCAGAACCACCAGCGGCGTGCCGTCGGCCATATACTTCATCGCCGCATCGTAGATCGGCAGTTGTTCGCCGGTCGGCAGGTAGCGGGTATAGCCGCCCTCTACGCCGGGCACAAGCTGGTTCTTGATCCGGATGTTGGCAAAGGTGCCCCGCATCATCACTTCGTGGTTGCCGCGACGCGAACCGTACGAGTTGAAGTCACGGGGCTCCACGCCACGGGACTGCAGGTATTTCCCTGCGGGGCTGTCTTTCTGGATGCTGCCCGCCGGGGAGATATGGTCCGTCGTCACCGAGTCACCCAGCACCGCCAGGGCACGGGCGCCGCGAATTTCAGCCAGCGGCGCCGGCTCCGGCGTCAGATTGTCGAAGAACGGCAC carries:
- the aspA gene encoding aspartate ammonia-lyase (catalyzes the formation of fumarate from aspartate) — translated: MGYRTMRDTLGEVRVPEGVYYGPQTQRARENFPISGLKLPRVFIRAQGIIKAAAAYANRQVGMLDEKRAVAIIRAAEEVIEGRWDEHFVVDVYQAGAGTSQNMNANEVIANRAAELLGGQVGDTRLVHPNDHVNMAQSTNDTIHVAINIAAAEQMLHRLLPSLKRLYEALAQKAEAFQPIVKAGRTHLQDAVPIRLGQEFSGYAVTVKRNIAQLEQVLKELYPIGLGGNAVGTGVNAHPDYPKLAVQQVAERTGLPFCLPENRFYFMQNTHGAIRVSGALKHLAIDLIKISSDLRLLSSGPRTGLAEIRLPAVQPGSSIMPGKVNPVMAEMLYMVCSQVIGCDTVVAAAGMGSQLEINVMMPVIAFNLLHALEILANGIDAFTERCVKGIEANAEQCRYWLERSAAIATVLNPVIGYERAAALAKRALEENRTVRELVRESGILPPEELEELFRYERLT